From a region of the Acidobacteriota bacterium genome:
- a CDS encoding glycoside hydrolase family 27 protein: MVVIGVSAMALAQGPGPARTPPMGWSSWNHFGCHVSDAIIREQAKAMAANGMKGAGYRYVNIDDCWEGKRDADGLIHPNEKFPDMKALADYVHSLGLKMGVYSSPGPQTCGGYEGSYGHEQQDANTYASWGVDYLKYDLCSYMSIMKLHDPGQDPQKALAMMKKAYSKMHQALASTHRQIVYSLCEYGIGSVWEWGPEVGGNLWRTTDDISDTYRSMALIGFSQAGLEKYAGPGHWNDPDMLEVGNGGMTADEYRTQMSLWAILAAPLIAGNDLTRMDETTKSVLMNREVIAVDQDRLGIQGRRVGPPQIWARPLSGGAVAVALFNYVTDDEAEPLTLRFKDVGFSGPVHVRDLWTHRDVGLLRGSYTVTVPQGGVVMLRLWR, from the coding sequence ATGGTGGTCATCGGAGTAAGCGCTATGGCCCTCGCCCAGGGTCCGGGTCCCGCCCGCACGCCGCCGATGGGCTGGAGCAGCTGGAACCATTTTGGCTGCCATGTAAGCGACGCCATCATACGCGAACAGGCAAAAGCAATGGCCGCAAATGGCATGAAGGGGGCCGGATATCGCTACGTAAACATCGATGACTGCTGGGAGGGAAAGCGCGACGCTGACGGCCTTATCCATCCAAATGAGAAATTCCCTGATATGAAGGCGCTGGCGGACTACGTCCATAGCCTTGGTTTAAAGATGGGGGTCTATTCTTCTCCTGGACCACAGACATGCGGAGGTTACGAAGGCAGTTACGGCCATGAGCAGCAAGATGCCAACACTTACGCCAGCTGGGGCGTGGACTATCTGAAGTATGACCTATGCAGTTACATGTCCATCATGAAACTGCACGATCCCGGCCAGGACCCGCAGAAGGCACTGGCGATGATGAAAAAAGCCTACTCGAAGATGCACCAGGCGCTGGCAAGTACGCACCGGCAGATTGTTTACAGCCTCTGCGAATATGGCATCGGCTCCGTCTGGGAATGGGGACCGGAAGTGGGAGGGAATCTTTGGCGTACCACAGACGATATCAGTGATACCTATCGCAGCATGGCACTGATTGGTTTCTCGCAGGCTGGGCTGGAAAAATATGCAGGGCCGGGCCACTGGAACGATCCGGACATGTTGGAGGTGGGTAACGGCGGCATGACTGCAGACGAATACCGTACTCAGATGAGCCTTTGGGCCATTCTCGCCGCGCCGCTGATTGCCGGTAATGACCTGACGAGGATGGACGAGACGACCAAAAGCGTTCTGATGAACAGAGAAGTTATAGCTGTCGACCAGGACAGGTTGGGGATTCAGGGACGTCGCGTCGGGCCACCACAAATCTGGGCAAGGCCGCTGAGCGGCGGCGCGGTGGCGGTGGCGCTCTTCAACTATGTGACCGATGACGAAGCGGAGCCGCTTACTTTGCGGTTCAAAGACGTCGGCTTCAGTGGGCCGGTTCATGTCCGTGATTTGTGGACGCACAGGGATGTGGGCCTCCTACGTGGATCCTATACCGTCACTGTGCCGCAGGGAGGGGTTGTTATGCTCCGGCTCTGGAGGTAA